One genomic region from Calypte anna isolate BGI_N300 chromosome 8, bCalAnn1_v1.p, whole genome shotgun sequence encodes:
- the ATP6V1G3 gene encoding V-type proton ATPase subunit G 3 — translation MTSQSQGIQQLLQAEKRAKDKLEEAKKRKGKRLKQAKEEAIAEIDHYRLQREKEFRSKQTNEMSSQGNLSAKIEEQTIETIRNLTSSYHKNMESTMKKLLSTICDINPEVHPNFRFIDVPGKDVCKN, via the exons ATGACCAGCCAGTCTCAGGGAATCCAGCAGCTTTTGCAAGCAGAAAAACGTGCCAAGGACAAACTGGAGGAAGCCAAAAAAA gaaaaggaaagaggctGAAACAGGCCAAAGAAGAAGCCATAGCTGAAATCGACCACTACAGGTTACAAAGGGAGAAGGAATTTAGGAGCAAGCAAACAAAT gaaaTGAGCTCCCAAGGTAACCTCTCAGCTAAAATAGAAGAGCAAACAATAGAAACCATCCGAAACCTCACTAGCAGCTACCACAAGAATATGGAGAGCACCATGAAAAAGCTTTTGAGCACGATATGTGACATCAACCCTGAAGTTCACCCAAACTTCAGATTCATTGATGTGCCAGGGAAGGATGTTTGTAAAAATTAG